From Cetobacterium somerae ATCC BAA-474:
AAGTTTTTGGTACAAGAGTTGAAGTAAAAAACTTAAACTCATTTAAAGCAGTTGCAAGAGCTATTGACTATGAGATAGGAAGACAGATTGAGGCTATCGAAAACGGTGGAACTATTGATCAAGAAACTAGACTTTGGGATGATGATGCTCAAGTAACAAGAATAATGAGAAGCAAAGAGGATGCAATGGACTATAGATACTTTGCTGAACCAGATCTTCCAAAGCTTGTTATAAAAGATGAAGAAATTGAAAGAGTAAAAGGATTAATGCCTGAATCAAAATCGGCAAAATTAAAAAGATTTATTGAAACTTATGCATTGCCAGAATATGATGCAAATATATTAACAGATGAGATTGAGTTAGCTGACTATTTTGAAAGAGTGGTAAAAGTTACTGATAATGCTAAACTTTCATCAAACTGGATAATGACAGAAGTTTTAAGAGAGTTAAAAGAGAGTGGAAGATCTATAGAAGAATCTAAAATAAATTCTGAAGATTTAGGAAAAATAATAAATCTTATTCAAAAAGAGATTATCTCTTCTAAAATAGCTAAAGAGCTATTTACTATAAAATTAAATGATGATAGAGATCCAGAAGTTATAGTAAAAGAAGAAGGGATGATACAGGTTGTTGACTTAGGAGAGATTGAAGGAATAGTAGATCAAGTATTAAATGAAAATCCTAAGATGGTAGAAGACTTTAAAAACTCTGATGAAGGTAGAAAACCAAGAGTTTTAAAAGGATTAATTGGACAAGTTATGAAATTATCAAAAGGAAAAGCAAATCCTAAGATAGTTACAGAACTAATGGAATCAAAATTAAAATAGGTGGGTTATAATGAAAAAAAGCAAATTAATCTCTTTAGGGATTATGATTTTAGGACTTACTTTTTTATCACAACCACTTCATGCT
This genomic window contains:
- the gatB gene encoding Asp-tRNA(Asn)/Glu-tRNA(Gln) amidotransferase subunit GatB, which codes for MARQWESVIGLEVHLQLKTGTKVWCGCSADYDNSPTNTHTCPICLGHPGALPKLNKKVVECAVKAALALNCKINNVSGFDRKNYFYPDTPKNYQITQFEKPYCEKGFLDVKLNSGREFTVGITRIQIEEDAGKSIHAGSESLINFNRASMPLLEIISEPDLRSSEEAYEYLNLLKSTIKYTGISDVSMELGSLRCDANISVMEKGSKVFGTRVEVKNLNSFKAVARAIDYEIGRQIEAIENGGTIDQETRLWDDDAQVTRIMRSKEDAMDYRYFAEPDLPKLVIKDEEIERVKGLMPESKSAKLKRFIETYALPEYDANILTDEIELADYFERVVKVTDNAKLSSNWIMTEVLRELKESGRSIEESKINSEDLGKIINLIQKEIISSKIAKELFTIKLNDDRDPEVIVKEEGMIQVVDLGEIEGIVDQVLNENPKMVEDFKNSDEGRKPRVLKGLIGQVMKLSKGKANPKIVTELMESKLK